The proteins below are encoded in one region of Misgurnus anguillicaudatus chromosome 24, ASM2758022v2, whole genome shotgun sequence:
- the brca2 gene encoding LOW QUALITY PROTEIN: breast cancer type 2 susceptibility protein (The sequence of the model RefSeq protein was modified relative to this genomic sequence to represent the inferred CDS: deleted 1 base in 1 codon) gives MFEDFFDQFDKELGPLNPSWFEELTARSSRDNGGPDISKDEEEENSIKAPETSAQCSQLFSTPKIFKQHFQSPDSSNEESPYEAADSSPSLFGSGKDTFNRSHRRPSNYFGLMDTPKRSLAHSSKQISESLGAQINPDLSWTSSFNTPSTLTPTVILPKAEDRPSTASCFKDKDAIFVRKLFPSLSKASESTSSKIVKLDDTIETIQTEGMGRKPIFSPDASLDTSNLWKQKVPNAIEDGDVRSTVQSVLDGAEDVLSIFFSNSTSALRRVKSKERNRTKNNSLKDINSTLETDNEVDNETLKTDKTHSDEVETKSPPANNDVMQWTPLSLSDSSLNENISSSLALNTGKPNGDTFYSSAAGRTFLSSAERLRSYPDPNLEGSQCQKSLLDKSPVFTLTKKPRKFVYQVPSSAVSKMGINHKTAPPLCLKQAVMANPSMSGDLNESIVVSDDAGHPQTLQQITSHHLDEGLDMTQLSKAFAEDFTQELTSGGLVDLQGQSNQNVSIVSSTITTHVQKTCEVQPEAESEQKKDFIIQQVIQGDHDVSCALADVSMDSANESTVVPPTFEVSRDSGFPTTFSDLDGTVLCSNSKDVFSGFKTASNKTISIPNEAIIKAKALLHDAIGDSLIDVTTQHNQKMDAIGIDTTRSLLEQSNSSKHALTTCVSNARSNPGLLSSKSVKHSISSCSSPQINELDYETGSKSIITVSDVGPQEPGTLLKENLEEESDSSKHKQEFGRVAEIQTVLDNNSTNKADLDTSRDENCPLTASQKADVTELCNLLEEADSQYEFTQFKPTKFGSDSHTTEKDWDPDILNGIDFDDSFNCDAVKGSHLIKTDASNINNFVQANKEIDPSPVQTVGADKLCSVSKEFRNGNLPASTTEDNSVDGINNHFSDTNQSHCFGFKTATGKVISVSETSLNKAKHFFEEHDEKVSYNENNKADTEVLKPEESREQAMVSSANTSDCIGKEYISPLHLNQHANAALQDPEVNENLAGDAGTKPNCLDRKTDVVCVYSDGCFGFSTASGKHLKVSETALEQASKLLNDVDSIEASDTKQLLFHTSGRHDDSMSTTNLQKTKAVSWRETSININQSDCEEINQVSNVPDISSIKRKNFFQEQKSGSDAEGIFTNICLPNPFQPLSGHGYGFKTASGKGVRVSAEALEKSKIIFKDCNENIEAGIIEETNDKLDIEILKQTNGFTIASGSKVVLKEAKAVYEDSALIRGFCEKANKSLDVVMKTCRGDQVHYEEKPSLDRQNPQKEACETKVKELRKDFEHESISLSSSFGFSTASGRKLSVSAEALQKAKNVLSDSADVAPCTSGSRKSKQITEMQTDNSSLEKHDGFSTAGGKRVTISAIALQRARNLFNECESIEPENLQHQNCKGFVNAKGVIVSEKGCIIEADPDLQSGSKFQNSNGSNGPMSRVSFGCGSSTEEPKGFCTAGGKKVDISPSALQRAKSLFKDCEEDRLTSEALQNQSNKGFTTASGKHVAVSEKALYEIKAGFVDFSISHNSPVNKVSCDKGVPSATSGSSDEQVGFCTAGGKKVAISTSALQRAASLFQDCEEETLASEEPVVPKTESSKDTMDENLKLDQLNKTNYSFSTASGKSVSISKVALEQATTLFRDCDAQQVIDTDKQAKSSNTSDLHVADSQSHQELPIILDGFKEEANKTISHPTPTKVVPNELTQLNLHSLDFKSCTETQQEYSEREAMACAKALLADEDLNEPPPPELMPVANIHSTKSPSVHDLQTQGTVEQNGKRKHQLDTSSTADSCQPPSKRQLLSEFDQAVGCSKSTPKSCPNGLLKGRRAFRYNIQPNVTPPNRSSVDQKSNDGVQQCSAASVQSKRPVFVPPFQKGVKTKTSKAQDASKASSGFIPPFKKENKDSTNSNCSIKNSCESKTQAGSCKAMENETTCTTPTTHSAAQYYGEDNPHADLKPEATISMDNISMKKIDYDERDTDAWQETLQLARDMQDMRLGKKKRQTVRPLPGKLYLAKTSGVSRIGLRDAVGHKCPVGYTSEELYKHGVLYKVSQINSENAESFRFDCKEFFKRELLAESGSIQLADGGWLVPDSKGTVGKEEFCRALFDTPGVDPKLISDAWVFNHYRWIVWKRASMEKSFPELMGSLCLTPEQVLLQLKLRYDVEVDHSHRSSLRRIVERDDTPAKTLVLCVCGIAKPSQNPEKQVKTDDRSPDAKMESTVLWLTDGWYPIKGLLDLPLSAMLSKGRLKVGDKVVVNGAELVGCQEACPPLEAPESLMLKISANSTRRARWDTKLGYYRDPRPFRLPLSSLYAAGGAVSCVDIVVLRSYPTQWMEKMPNGVFIFRNDRAEDREARKHSNSKHKTMELLISNIQAQFEKEMEGKKKSQGRRRTFSQHEIEALQDGEELYEAMESDPAVENHLSERQMEAVNKFRCCLEERRQVDLQQRVQMALNEAQEADGGCPDRGVTPVWKLSIIDASDPQSNSVYTLNIWRPSADLRGLLKEGRRYRTYHLATSEGKKRSGIAQIQLTATKKTLFQDIEVTPEWLHLHFQPRVCVCFRELQNPQFSSPCGEVDNVGNIFSIVDKQGNSPVLHLVDEKFDVVSVRLSSSLEQLAIEELIKPQALLALSNVQLRQLSGPVPCLYAGEQTLFSINPKDSHLQEAMVHMKSFVQTCKDFFSIAEEKVSDLFPAGSFQCPRTPGVSIPKVNGGVTPQQKGRVFSPFTPVTKRTPAPTSGDCESKDPKNLKRKRGLVYLSRIPSPPPITPLKTKASPCVNKTFNPPRKSVTPKPPEKVRDLASRSSHRPSGEEEWVPDEEFVMIDTQALLDGLQEAKC, from the exons GCCTTATGGATACACCAAAAAGATCTTTG GCACattcatcaaaacaaatatcTGAGAGTCTTGGGGCACAAATCAACCCTGACTTATCCTGGACCAGTTCCTTTAACACACCATCAACTTTGACTCCCACTGTGATATTAC CTAAAGCAGAAGACCGACCTTCAACAGCAAGTTGCTTTAAAGACAAGGATGCAATT TTTGTGCGGAAACTGTTTCCATCTCTTTCTAAAGCCTCTGAAAGTACTTCAAGTAAGATCGTTAAACTAGATG ATACCATTGAGACTATCCAGACTGAAGGAATGGGAAGAAAGCCCATTTTCTCCCCAGATGCATCTCTGGACACAAGCAATCTGTGGAAACAGAAGGTGCCAAATGCAATAGAGGACGGGGACGTGCGCAGCACGGTGCAGAGCGTTCTCGATGGTGCTGAGGACGTATTGTCCATATTTTTCAGCAACAGCACATCGGCTCTCCGAAGGGTCAAATCTAAAGAAAGGAACAGAACAAAAAACAATTCCTTAAAAGATATAAATTCAACTTTAGAGACTGATAACGAGGTAGATAATGAGACATTAAAGACAGATAAAACTCATTCAGATGAGGTGGAAACTAAAAGCCCTCCTGCAAACAATGACGTCATGCAGTGGACCCCACTAAGCTTATCAGACTCCAGCCTCAATGAAAATATTTCTTCAAGCTTGGCTTTGAATACTGGTAAACCCAATGGTGACACTTTTTACAGCAGTGCTGCAGGTAGGACGTTTTTAAGCAGTGCTGAAAGACTCCGGTCTTACCCAGATCCCAATTTGGAAGGATCTCAATGTCAGAAGTCTTTGTTGGACAAATCACCTGTTTTCACACTTACTAAAAAGCCTAGGAAGTTTGTGTATCAAGTCCCAAGCTCTGCTGTGTCAAAAATGGGAATTAACCACAAAACGGCTCCACCACTATGTCTGAAGCAAGCGGTAATGG CAAATCCCTCAATGTCTGGTGACTTGAATGAATCAATTGTTGTCAGTGATGATGCAGGCCATCCTCAGACACTACAGCAAATCACTTCCCATCATCTGGATGAAGGGCTTGATATGACACAGCTTTCCAAAGCATTTGCGGAGGATTTCACACAAGAACTGACATCAGGAGGACTTGTGGATTTACAAGGACAGAGTAATCAAAATGTCAGTATAGTTTCATCAACTATAACCACCCATGTACAGAAAACATGTGAGGTTCAGCCTGAAGCAGAGTCTGAGCAGAAGAAAGATTTCATCATCCAGCAGGTCATTCagggtgatcatgatgtcagcTGCGCTTTAGCTGATGTATCCATGGACTCTGCAAATGAGTCGACTGTTGTTCCTCCAACATTTGAAGTCAGTCGTGACAGTGGCTTTCCCACCACTTTTTCAGATTTGGATGGCACGGTCTTGTGCTCAAACTCTAAGGATGTTTTTTCTGgttttaaaactgcaagcaaCAAGACCATATCAATACCAAACGAGGCTATAATAAAGGCCAAGGCTTTATTACATGACGCTATTGGGGACAGTTTGATTGATGTTACTACACAACATAACCAGAAAATGGATGCAATAGGCATCGATACAACCAGATCACTTTTGGAACAGTCCAACTCTTCCAAACATGCATTGACAACTTGTGTTAGTAATGCTCGATCCAATCCAGGTCTTTTAAGTTCTAAGAGCGTTAAACACAGTATTTCAAGCTGCTCTTCACCGCAAATAAATGAATTGGATTATGAAACTGGTTCAAAGAGCATTATTACGGTTTCGGATGTTGGTCCCCAGGAACCTGGGACTCTTTTAAAGGAGAATTTGGAGGAAGAGTCTGATtcatcaaaacataaacagGAATTCGGAAGAGTTGCAGAAATACAGACTGTGTTAGACAATAACAGCACAAACAAAGCTGACTTGGACACCAGTCGAGATGAAAACTGCCCATTGACAGCGTCACAAAAGGCTGATGTTACAGAATTGTGCAATCTGTTGGAAGAAGCCGACAGTCAGTATGAATTCACTCAGTTCAAACCCACAAAGTTTGGCTCGGACAGCCACACCACTGAGAAAGATTGGGACCCCGATATTCTCAACGGTATTGACTTTGATGATAGTTTTAATTGTGATGCTGTGAAAGGAAGTCATCTAATTAAGACTGATGCCTCTAACATAAACAATTTCGTTCAAGCAAACAAAGAAATTGATCCTTCTCCGGTTCAAACTGTGGGTGCTGACAAATTATGCAGCGTATCAAAGGAATTCCGAAATGGGAATTTGCCTGCGTCAACAACTGAAGACAATTCAGTTGATGGAATAAATAACCATTTCAGTGATACAAATCAATCACActgttttggttttaaaaccGCTACAGGGAAAGTTATAAGCGTCTCAGAAACAAGTTTAAACAAAGCAAAGCACTTTTTTGAAGAGCATGATGAAAAGGTCTCGTATAATGAAAACAACAAGGCAGATACAGAAGTTCTAAAGCCAGAAGAATCTAGAGAACAAGCAATGGTATCTTCAGCTAATACTTCTGATTGTATAGGCAAGGAATATATAAGCCCCCTTCATTTAAATCAACATGCAAATGCAGCTCTTCAAGACCCTGAGGTAAATGAGAACTTGGCGGGAGATGCAGGGACTAAGCCGAATTGTTTAGATCGAAAAACAGATGTTGTCTGTGTTTACTCGGATGGCTGTTTTGGATTTAGTACAGCTAGTGGAAAACATCTGAAAGTATCTGAAACGGCCCTTGAACAGGCAAGCAAACTTCTTAATGATGTTGACAGCATTGAGGCGTCAGACACTAAGCAACTCCTTTTCCACACTTCTGGAAGACATGACGACTCTATGTCAACAACTAACCTTCAGAAAACAAAAGCTGTTTCTTGGCGTGAAACATCTATAAATATAAATCAGTCAGACTGCGAAGAGATAAATCAAGTATCTAATGTTCCGGACATTTCTTCCATCAAACGTAAgaacttcttccaagaacagaaatcTGGCAGTGATGCTGAAGGaatttttacaaacatttgtCTCCCCAATCCTTTCCAGCCATTGTCGGGCCATGGTTATGGCTTTAAAACAGCCAGTGGGAAAGGAGTTAGAGTTTCAGCTGAGGCACTTGAAAAGTCCAAGATCATATTTAAAGACTGCAATGAAAATATTGAAGCTGGAATAATTGAAGAAACCAATGATAAGCTAGATATTGAAATCCTCAAACAAACTAATGGATTTACAATCGCAAGTGGTTCCAAAGTGGTGCTTAAGGAGGCGAAAGCTGTGTACGAGGACTCTGCTCTTATTCGTGGATTCTGtgaaaaagcaaacaaaagTCTGGATGTTGTCATGAAAACATGCCGGGGTGATCAAGTTCATTATGAAGAAAAACCCTCTTTGGACCGGCAAAACCCTCAAAAAGAAGCATGTGAAACAAAAGTGAAAGAATTAAGGAAAGACTTTGAACATGAGTCGATTTCTCTTAGTAGCAGCTTTGGTTTCAGTACAGCTAGTGGTAGAAAGCTATCCGTCTCAGCTGAAGCCCTCCAGAAAGCTAAGAATGTGTTATCCGATTCAGCTGATGTTGCCCCATGTACTAGTGGTTCTAGAAAGTCAAAACAGATCACGGAAATGCAAACGGATAACAGTTCCTTAGAAAAACATGATGGCTTCTCTACAGCAGGTGGGAAGAGAGTGACCATCTCTGCTATTGCATTGCAGAGAGCAAGAAATCTTTTTAACGAATGTGAAAGTATAGAACCTGAGAATCTTCAGCACCAAAACTGTAAAGGTTTCGTCAATGCCAAAGGTGTTATTGTGTCAGAAAAGGGATGCATTATTGAGGCAGATCCTGATTTACAAAGTggaagcaaatttcaaaattccAATGGAAGCAATGGTCCCATGTCAAGGGTCTCGTTTGGATGTGGGAGTTCTACGGAAGAACCTAAAGGATTCTGCACAGCGGGCGGAAAGAAGGTGGACATATCTCCTTCTGCGCTACAAAGGGCAAAGAGTCTCTTTAAAGATTGTGAAGAGGATCGTTTGACCTCTGAGGCTCTCCAAAACCAAAGCAATAAAGGTTTTACCACTGCCAGTGGAAAACATGTTGCTGTCTCAGAAAAAGCACTGTATGAGATAAAAGCGGGTTTTGTTGACTTCTCCATCAGTCATAACTCTCCTGTGAATAAAGTCTCCTGTGATAAAGGTGTCCCATCTGCAACTAGTGGTTCCTCAGATGAACAAGTGGGATTTTGTACAGCAGGTGGGAAGAAGGTTGCAATATCTACTTCTGCACTACAGAGAGCCGCAAGTCTCTTTCAAGACTGTGAAGAGGAAACATTAGCATCTGAGGAACCTGTTGTACCTAAAACTGAAAGCTCTAAGGACACTATGGATGAAAACCTAAAGCTTGATCAACTGAATAAGACAAATTACAGTTTCAGCACAGCTAGTGGTAAAAGTGTTTCTATATCAAAGGTTGCCCTTGAGCAAGCCACCACACTCTTCAGAGATTGTGATGCCCAACAAGTTATTGACACTGATAAACAGGCTAAATCCTCAAATACCAGTGATCTACACGTTGCTGACTCACAATCACACCAGGAACTTCCCATAATACTGGATGGATTCAAAGAAGAAGCAAACAAAACCATTTCACACCCTACGCCAACAAAAGTAGTTCCTAATGAACTTACTCAACTAAACTTGCACTCTTTGGATTTTAAGAGTTGCACAGAGACCCAGCAGGAGTATTCTGAACGGGAAGCTATGGCATGTGCTAAAGCATTATTAGCAGATGAAGACCTAAATGAACCACCCCCACCCGAGTTGATGCCAGTAGCAAACATTCACAGCACGAAAAGTCCATCTGTTCATGATCTACAGACACAGGGCACTGTCGAACAAAATGGTAAAAGAAAACATCAACTAGACACCAGCAGTACAGCAG ATTCATGTCAACCACCTTCGAAAAGACAACTTCTCTCAGAGTTTGACCAGGCTGTTGGTTGTTCCAAGTCCACACCGAAAAGCTGTCCAAATG GACTTCTAAAAGGCAGACGTGCCTTCAGATACAACATCCAGCCTAATGTCACACCTCCAAATCG GAGTTCTGTTGACCAAAAGTCCAATGATGGTGTACAGCAGTGTTCTGCTGCCTCTGTCCAATCCAAAAGGCCAGTGTTTGTACCCCCCTTTCAAAAGGGTGTTAAGACTAAAACATCAAAGGCTCAGGATGCCTCTAAAGCGTCCAGCGGTTTTATCCCACCattcaaaa aagaaaacaaagacaGTACTAATAGCAATTGTTCGATCAAAAATTCATGTGAATCCAAAACTCAAGCTGGCTCCTGTAAAGCAATGGAAAATGAGACGACATGCACTACACCAACTACTCACAGTGCTGCACAATATTACGGTGAGGACAATCCACATGCGGATTTGAAACCAGAAGCAACGATTTCGATGGACAACATATCTATGAAAAAGATTGACTATGATGAGAGAG ATACAGATGCATGGCAGGAGACTTTGCAGCTGGCTAGGGATATGCAGGATATGAGGCTTGGAAAGAAGAAAAGGCAGACTGTGCGTCCTCTGCCTGGCAAACTTTACCTTGCTAAAACATCAGGTGTTTCCAGAATTGGACTGAGAGATGCTGTGGGACACAAATGTCCAGTTGGGTACACTTCAGAGGAG CTGTATAAGCACGGAGTGCTTTACAAAGTCTCGCAGATAAACAGTGAAAATGCTGAATCCTTTCGCTTTGACTGTAAAGAGTTTTTTAAGCGTGAGCTCCTTGCGGAGTCTGGTTCTATCCAGCTGGCTGATGGAGGCTGGTTGGTTCCAGACAGTAAGGGCACTGTAGGCAAAGAGGAGTTTTGCAG GGCGTTGTTTGACACCCCCGGCGTTGATCCAAAGTTGATAAGCGATGCTTGGGTGTTCAACCACTACCGTTGGATTGTATGGAAACGGGCATCCATGGAAAAGTCATTTCCAGAATTGATGGGAAGCCTGTGTTTGACTCCAGAGCAAGTACTTCTGCAGCTGAAATTGAG ATATGATGTGGAGGTGGACCACAGTCATAGGTCTTCTCTCAGAAGGATCGTGGAGAGAGATGACACCCCCGCTAAGACATTAGTGCTCTGTGTATGTGGCATTGCTAAACCCAGTCAAAATCCAGAGAAGCAAGTGAAAACCGATGACCGATCGCCTGATGCAAAAATGGAGTCAACCGTCCTCTGGCTCACAGATGGCTGGTACCCCATCAAAGGCCTTTTGGACCTTCCTCTCTCTGCCATGCTGAGCAAGGGTCGTCTAAAAGTTGGCGATAAGGTTGTGGTCAATGGAGCAGAGTTGGTTGGCTGCCAGGAAGCTTGCCCACCTCTGGAAGCTCCTGAATCTCTGATGTTAAAG ATTTCAGCAAACAGTACAAGAAGAGCTCGGTGGGACACTAAGTTGGGATACTATCGTGATCCCCGACCTTTTAGACTTCCGCTTTCTTCACTGTACGCTGCTGGAGGTGCCGTGAGCTGTGTGGACATTGTGGTGTTGAGAAGTTACCCCACTCAG TGGATGGAGAAGATGCCCAATGGTGTCTTTATATTTCGCAATGATCGTGCAGAAGATCGAGAGGCTAGAAAACACAGCAACTCAAAGCACAAAACCATGGAGCTCCTTATTTCCAATATACAGGCCCAGTTCGAAAAAGAGATGGAGG GCAAGAAGAAAAGCCAAGGGAGAAGGAGGACATTTAGTCAACATGAGATTGAAGCTTTGCAGGATGGGGAAGAGCTGTATGAAGCAATGGAGTCTGACCCAGCTGTTGAG AACCACCTAAGCGAAAGGCAGATGGAGGCTGTAAATAAGTTCAGATGCTGCCTGGAGGAAAGGAGACAGGTGGACCTTCAGCAACGTGTTCAGATGGCTCTAAACGAGGCACAGGAGGCAGACGGCGGGTGCCCTGATCGAGGGGTCACCCCCGTTTGGAAACTCAGCATCATAGATGCCAGTGACCCGCAGAGCAACTCTG TTTACACACTGAATATCTGGCGGCCGTCAGCAGACTTGCGTGGCTTGTTAAAAGAGGGCCGCAGATACAGGACGTATCATCTTGCCACATCAGAGGGCAAAAAACGCTCAGGCATCGCTCAGATACAGCTCACTGCCACTAAGAAAACACTGTTTCAGGACATTGAG GTGACTCCAGAATGGTTACATCTGCATTTTCAACCAAGGGTGTGCGTCTGCTTCAGGGAGCTTCAAAACCCCCAGTTTAGCTCCCCCTGTGGGGAGGTCGACAATGTGGGAAATATCTTCTCTATAGTGGACAAACAAG GTAATTCTCCAGTACTGCACCTTGTGGATGAAAAGTTCGACGTGGTCTCTGTGAGACTGTCTAGTAGTTTGGAGCAGTTAGCTATAGAGGAGCTTATAAAGCCGCAAGCACTGCTTGCCCTAAGTAACGTTCAGCTACGGCAGCTTTCTGGGCCCGTGCCATGCCTGTATGCTGGAGAACAAACACTCTTCTCCATAAACCCCAAGGATTCCCATCTTCAGGAAGCTATGgttcatatgaagagttttgtccAG ACATGCAAGGATTTTTTTAGCATCGCGGAGGAGAAGGTGTCCGATTTATTCCCGGCTGGCTCTTTTCAGTGTCCGAGAACTCCTGGTGTGTCTATTCCAAAAGTTAACGGCGGG GTGACTCCTCAACAGAAAGGCAGAGTTTTCTCACCTTTCACTCCAGTGACCAAGAGAACTCCTGCACCTACCAGTGGTGACTGCGAGTCCAAAGACCCCAAAAACTTAAAAAGAAAACGAGGTTTGGTCTACCTGTCCCGCATCCCTTCCCCTCCACCCATCACGCCTCTAAAAACCAAAGCTTCCCCCTGTGTCAACAAGACCTTCAATCCACCGCGGAAATCTGTGACCCCGAAGCCTCCGGAGAAGGTGCGCGACCTCGCGTCCCGGTCCTCGCACCGTCCATCGGGAGAGGAGGAGTGGGTGCCTGATGAGGAGTTTGTGATGATAGACACACAGGCATTACTGGATGGACTACAGGAAGCAAAATGCTAA